Genomic DNA from Alkalihalobacterium alkalinitrilicum:
GATTGTCCATTTGAAGTTGTCATTTTCACAGATGAAGAAGGCGCTAGATTTAATGGAGGCTTAACAGGTAGTCGAGCGGTGACAGGTGAAATCGAAATTGAACAACAAAAGCAGTTGCGAGATTTCGATGGAAAGCCCTTCGAGGAAGTAATTTCCGAAGACGGTTTAACATTAGAAGGATTTACTCAGGCCTCAAGAGATCTTTCAGAAATTTCTGCATTTGTAGAGGTACACATTGAACAAGGCAAACGTTTAGAAAGAGAAGGATTATCAGTAGGCGTTGTGACTGGTATAGCTGGCCCTTCATGGTTAAACGTAACATTTGTTGGAGAAGCTGGTCATGCAGGAAACACGCCAATGAATGATCGAAAAGATGCACTAGTCGCTGCGAGTGAATTGATAGGAAAAGTCGAAAAATTACCTACGCAAGTGAGTTCATCAGCCGTTGCAACCATTGGTAAAATCGAAGCACTTCCTAATGGGGTTAACGTTATACCTGGTGAAGTTAGGTTAACAGTAGATATTCGGGATATACATGAAGATACAAAAAATAGTCTTGTAGATCTTATTGTGAAAGAAGCTGAAGAAATAGCTGCAGCTCATCAAATTACGGTGAATATAACAGAAACGTTGAACGTTAAACCAGTTGTTGTAAGTGAAGAAATGCAAGAAAAAGCAGCCAAGGCAATTGAAAACACACTCGGGGTACAACCATATTATCTTCCGAGCGGTGCAGGACATGATGCAATGGTGCTTGGACGTTATGTCCCAATGGCTATGTTATTTACCCAAAGTAAGGATGGGATCAGTCATAATCCAAAAGAGTGGTCTTCACTTAATGATTGTGTAAAAGCGGTTCATGTATTAAAAAACTTTATAGAGCAACTATGTGATAACAAATAAGGGGGAAATGAAAATGAAATCAAGAAAATGGTTTTGGTTTACTAGTCTTTTAGCAATCATCGTTCTTTTGGCTGCATGTGGTAGCCAAGAAGAAGCTAACGAAAGTGCAGCTGATGACACAGAAACAACAGGGACTGCAGGAACAGAAGAAACGTATGAATGGAAATTAGGATGGAACTCAGGATTAGAAGGAGACTCAAAAGGTGAAGCAGCCATCGCTTTTAAAGAATACGTTGAAGAAGAGTCTAATGGACGTATTTCCATTGAGTTTTTCCCGAATGAAACGTATGCATCATCACCAGAAATGATCGATGCGGTTCAACTAGGTGCACTTGAGATGGCAATTCCAGGAGCAAATGAATTAGCCAATGTTATTCCTCAATATGCAGCTTTATCACTACCATTTATCGTAGAAAATCCTGAAGAAGCTTACGCTGTATTAGACGGTCCTGTCGGTGACCATTTAAAAGATTTAAGTGATGAACATAATTTCGTATCATTAACGGATGTTGACCTTGGGTTCACACAAATTACAAACAATAGACGACCAATCAACACTCCAGACGACTTAAAAGGAATGAGTATCCGATCACCGAATGATGTAAGTTTAATTGAGACGTTCAGAACATTTGGTTCTTC
This window encodes:
- a CDS encoding TRAP transporter substrate-binding protein gives rise to the protein MKSRKWFWFTSLLAIIVLLAACGSQEEANESAADDTETTGTAGTEETYEWKLGWNSGLEGDSKGEAAIAFKEYVEEESNGRISIEFFPNETYASSPEMIDAVQLGALEMAIPGANELANVIPQYAALSLPFIVENPEEAYAVLDGPVGDHLKDLSDEHNFVSLTDVDLGFTQITNNRRPINTPDDLKGMSIRSPNDVSLIETFRTFGSSVSTMAYTEIYSGLAQGVIDGQFNPLLNIYDQNMHEVQDYLAITNHTYYYCYMIINNEAFNSLDAELQEIVLKGSELARDASRAVVQESDEYYLEKAKEDFKEITYPDLALFQEAVQPVYEQVEGVMGADIITQIQEFAEEYRNQ
- a CDS encoding Zn-dependent hydrolase, coding for MTSSVVETAQFHKKLISDYDYSLSHSGINGERIAERLTELSKIGLTEQGGSRRISFSPEERQAKELVKRWMKEAGLVIREDGAGNVFGLFKGKQQKPSVLSGSHVDSVPNGGHFDGPLGVLAALEVAQAWKETNYQPDCPFEVVIFTDEEGARFNGGLTGSRAVTGEIEIEQQKQLRDFDGKPFEEVISEDGLTLEGFTQASRDLSEISAFVEVHIEQGKRLEREGLSVGVVTGIAGPSWLNVTFVGEAGHAGNTPMNDRKDALVAASELIGKVEKLPTQVSSSAVATIGKIEALPNGVNVIPGEVRLTVDIRDIHEDTKNSLVDLIVKEAEEIAAAHQITVNITETLNVKPVVVSEEMQEKAAKAIENTLGVQPYYLPSGAGHDAMVLGRYVPMAMLFTQSKDGISHNPKEWSSLNDCVKAVHVLKNFIEQLCDNK